A portion of the Thunnus maccoyii chromosome 20, fThuMac1.1, whole genome shotgun sequence genome contains these proteins:
- the LOC121886976 gene encoding glycerol-3-phosphate phosphatase, which produces MSGSKCTQLSGPLVKQVLDSVDSVLFDCDGVIWRGDQAIPGAPQVINLLKEHGKKVFFVTNNSTKTRKMYADKMSALGFNVTEEEVFGTAYCSAMYLKTVCKLQGKVYLIGGNALKQELEAVGIQQIGVGPDHITGKQIEWANVPLDPEVKAVLVGFDEHFSYMKLNRALQYLTQSDCLFVGTNTDTRLPLEGGKAVPGTGCLLQAVETAAQRKAHAVGKPNHFMFDCVASKYGVDRNRCLMVGDRLDTDILLGSNCGLKTLLTLTGVSTVADADAHQKSGCAERQGMVPDYYVESIADLLPALQG; this is translated from the exons ATGTCTGGGTCTAAATGTACACAGCTGAGCGGACCGCTGGTGAAACAGGTGCTGGACTCCGTGGACAGCGTCCTGTTTGACTGCGATGGGGTCATCTGGCGGGGGGACCAGGCCATCCCCGGCGCCCCGCAAGTCATAAACCTGCTTAAGGAGCATGGGAAGAAAGTATTCTTCGTCACCAACAACAGCACCAAGACGAGGAAGATGTACGCCGATAAAATGTCCGCGTTGGGGTTCAACGTGACGGAAGAAGAGGTGTTCGGGACGGCGTACTGCTCCGCCATGTACCTGAAGACGGTCTGCAAGCTGCAGGGAAAAGTGTATCTGATAGGGGGCAACGCGTTGAAACAGGAGCTGGAGGCGGTGGGCATCCAGCAGATCGGGGTGGGACCTGACCACATCACCGGGAAGCAGATCGAGTGGGCCAACGTGCCTCTGGACCCCGAGGTGAAGGCGGTGCTGGTCGGCTTTGATGAACATTTCAGTTACATGAAGCTGAACAGAGCCCTGCAGTACCTGACCCAGTCGGACTGTCTGTTTGTGGGCACCAACACGGACACCAGGCTGCCTCTGGAGGGAGGCAAGGCCGTCCCAG GTACGGGCTGCCTGCTGCAGGCGGTGGAGACAGCTGCTCAGCGGAAGGCTCACGCAGTGGGCAAACCCAACCACTTCATGTTCGACTGCGTGGCCTCAAAGTATGGCGTCGACCGCAACCGCTGCCTGATGGTGGGCGACCGCCTCGACACCGACATCCTGCTGGGCTCCAACTGCGGCCTGAAGACCCTCCTCACCCTCACAGGAGTCAGCACTGTGGCGGACGCTGACGCCCATCAGAAGAGCGGCTGTGCAGAGAGGCAGGGGATGGTGCCAGATTACTACGTGGAGAGCATCGCGGACCTCCTTCCAGCTCTGCAGGGATGA
- the zdhhc4 gene encoding palmitoyltransferase ZDHHC4 → MDFLTLFAIYVAVVLTCIVLVCKYSGQQQTPFTILFNFLVKVISPFTPKWLQKLSQWTLHRLFHQRNNMFIYLHILLEGAVYAEFTYEVFGFCREMDTTLTSLSVPYVLLAIKSVFFYLCIKRDPGTVTKKKVAGQIHIYPYDRRLFHPGVSCPTCQLVKPARSKHCRVCNRCVQRFDHHCVWVNNCIGAQNTRYFLLYLFSVCAMAGDIALLTADMLFHAVLRSGLMRASYIDEYGQQQATGPLFVVQHLFLTFPRIVFMLGFLVFVFFLLAGYALFHSYLAVVNQTSNEWYKSRGYVCQHCHPTSTADHLCSPTPDHSKRHYYSRGLLRNLGEIFFPPQPVRKKDN, encoded by the exons ATGGATTTCCTCACTCTGTTCGCTATATACGTCGCGGTGGTGCTAACATGTATCGTCCTCGTCTGCAAATACTCAGGCCAGCAGCAAACCCCCTTCACTATCCTCTTCAACTTTCTAGTAAAG GTAATTTCACCATTCACGCCCAAATGGCTTCAAAAGCTTTCACAGTGGACCTTGCACAGGCTGTTTCATCAAAG GAACAACATGTTCATCTATCTACATATCCTGCTGGAGGGTGCTGTGTATGCAGAGTTCACCTATGAGGTGTTTGGCTTCTGCAGGGAGATGGACACCACTCTGACCAGCCTGTCTGTGCCTTACGTCCTGCTGGCCATAAAGTCTGTTTTCTTCTACCTCTGCATCAAGAGAGATCCAG GCACAGTGACAAAGAAGAAAGTCGCTGGCCAGATACACATCTATCCGTATGACAGGAGACTGTTTCACCCAGGAGTCTCCTGTCCAACCTGCCAGCTCGTCAAACCGGCCCGCTCCAAACACTGCA GGGTCTGCAACAGATGTGTTCAGCGTTTTGACCACCACTGTGTCTGGGTGAACAACTGTATCGGTGCTCAGAACACACGCTACTTCCTGCTTTACCTCTTCAGCGTGTGCGCCATGGCAGGCGACATTGCCCTACTGACAGCAGACATGCTGTTTCATGCTGTATTGCGGTCAGGGCTTATGAGGGCCAGTTATATAGATGAATATGGCCAGCAGCAAGCAACGGGGCCTCTGTTTGTTGTACAG CATCTATTCCTCACCTTCCCCCGAATTGTTTTTATGCTGGGCTTTCTGGTCTTTGTCTTCTTCCTGCTGGCGGGTTATGCCCTGTTCCATTCCTACCTGGCTGTTGTCAACCAGACCTCCAACGAGTGGTACAAAAGTCGAGGTTACGTTTGTCAGCACTGCCACCCAACTTCAACAGCAGACCATCTCTGTAGCCCAACACCAGATCACTCTAAAAGACACTACTACAGCCGAGGGCTACTTCGAAACCTGGGCGAGATTTTCTTCCCTCCGCAACCTGTTCGGAAAAAAGACAACTGA